The window CTGCGGAGCGCGAGGGGCGCACTCACGGCTGCGCGCGCCCTGGCAAGCGCCCCCAGGCTCCCCCGAAACCAGGGGCGTTCCCCGGCCCGTTCCTCGGGCACGCGGCCCGGTCGGCTGGGCGCTCCCGCCGACCAGTCCCGGCTGGCCATGGCCCTGGCCCGGCTCGCCGCGACCGCGCCCGAGCGGCTCCTCACCCGGGTGGAGGTACCGGCCGCCCAGGCACTGACGGCCCGGGGTTTCCCGCCCCGGACGATCGACGGCTTCGTACGCCCCCTGCTGGCCGCCCTGCTCGCCGACCCGGCGCTGGAGACCTCCAGCCGCTGTGCCGACCTGGCGCTGCACACCTTCGCGACGGGCCGGCTGTGCATCCCGGAGGGCGGCGCCGACACGCTTCCGGAGCTGCTCGCGGCCGCGCTGCCGCCGGGCTCGGTCCGCACGGGGGTCCAGGTCACCGCGATCAGCACGACCTCGGTGACCACGGCCCACCACGGTGAACTCACCTGCCGTGCCGTGGTGCTGGCCACCGACGCCCGGTCCGCCGCCGAACTGCTGCCCGGCCTGCGGGTGCCGAGGTTCCACCCGGTGACGGTTCTGCACCACGCCACCGACGAGCCCCCGTTGACCGAACCGGCGCTGCTCCTCGACGCCGACCGCAGCGGGCCCGTCTCGCACACGGCGGTCGTCAGCCAGGTCGACCCGAGCCGGGCGCCGGCCGGCCGCGCGCTGATCACCTCCACGGTCCTCGGCACTCCTCCGGACCCCGCGCACCTCGACGCCACGGTCCGCGCCCAACTGGCCCGCCTCTACCGGACGTCCACGACCCGCTGGGAGCTCCTCGCCGCGCACCACGTCCCCGAGGCGGTCCCCGCGATGCCCGCCCCGCACGACCTGCGCCGTCCGGTGCGCCTCCTGGCGGGCCTCTACGTCTGCGGCGACCACCGCGACACCAGCACCGTCCAGGGCGCCCTGCACTCCGCCCGACGGGCCGCACACGCCGTCCTGACCGACCTGGACATCCGCCCGTTGCTCTCCGCGGAGCCGCTGGAGACGGCCGCGTGAGGCTCCCCGGGAGACGTCTCAGGGGCGCCCGGCGCCGTGCCGGGCGCCCCTGAGACGGGTACTACGGGTACTACGGGTACTACGGGTCCTACGGGTCCTACGGGGTCGCGCGCCTACCCCAGCGCCGCCACCTTGTCCCGGTACCCCCGCACCGGGGCCGCGTCGCGGTAGGGCTCCAGGCGGCGTTCGAAGTCGCGGACGTACTCCACGGCCCGTACGGACCGCATCTCGGAGGCCTGCCCGGCGGCCTCCGCGCCCAACTGGCAGGCCTGGTCGAGCTCTCCGAGGCCCAGGCGGGCGGAGGCGAGGACGACGCGGCAGAAGAGGCGGCTGCGGGCGTAGGCCGGTGCCCGCAGCTGCAGGGAGCGCTCGGCGTGCTGGGCGGCTGCCCGGTACTGCTGGAGGTCACGGTGGCTGTGCCCGAACTCGTCGGCGAGCTGGGCCTCGTCGAAGAACCGCGCCCAGTACGGGACCTCGTCCCCGGGGCGGGCCGTCTCCAGGGCGCGTTCGGCCCGGACCAGCGCGGCGGTGGAGGCCCGCACCTCGCCGAGCACCGCGTGCCCCCGCGCCTCGACGGAGTGCAGCAGCGACTGCACCACCGGCGGCACGGCCGACCCGACGCCCTGCTGGGCGACGCGGGCGAGCTGCACGGCCTCGCGCCCATGCCCCAGATAGACCGCCTGACGGCTCATCGTGACGAGCACGTACGCCCCGTACGCCCGGTCCCCCGCCGCCTGCGCCAGCCTCAGCGCCTGCACGAAGTACCGCTGCGCGAGTCCGTGGGCGCCGATGTCGTACGAGGTCCAGCCTGCCAGCCGGGTCAGGTCGGCGGCGGCCGCGAAGAGCCGCCGGCCGACCTGCTCGCCGTAGGCGCCGCGCAGCATCGGCTCGGCCTCGTGCTCCAGGTAGCGCACGAGGGCCTGGCGGGCGTGACCGCCGCCGTACGCGTCGTCGAGGGCGCGGAACAGCTCCCCCACCGAGCGGAGGGCGGCGATGTCCCCGCCGGTGACCTTCTGGCCGGGGCCGCGCTCGGTCTGACTGCGCTGCCGGGGCACGACCGGACGGCCCTGCGGGGGGACCCGGGTCGCGCCCGGGTCACCCCGGCCCACCCGGTCGTCGGCGCGGCCGATCAGCCAGTCCCGGCTGGGGACGACCAGCCCGGCGGGCGTGAACGCGATCTTGCGGAGTTCGGCGTGGCTGCCGGAGTCCTTGCGCCACAGGCCGCCGACGATGTCGATGGCCTCCTCGGGGGTCGCGGCGAACTCCAGGCCCGCGTAGACGGGGGCGCAGGCGTCCAGGCCGAGGTCCTGGGCGGTGAGCCGGCGGCCGAGGCGGCGGGTGAACACCTCGGCGATGAGTGCGGGTGTCGTCCCCCGGGGCTGCTGACCACGCAGCCAGCGGGTGACCGACGTCTTGTCGTATCTGAGGTCGAGGCCGTGTTCGAGACCGAGCTGGTCCACACGGCGCGCTAGTCCCGCGTTCGAGAACCCCGCTTCTGCGATGAGGGCGGCGAGCTGGCGGTTGGGGGTGCGCTGCGCGGGTCGTTCCGTCATCTGCGGTGCGGTCTCCTGCCTTCCGGGTGTCGGCGGGGTTTCCCGGATTGCCTGGTGAGAAGCCTTTTGCGGCCTTGTGAACGGCGCGAATGTAGCGGAGAGTAAGCGTCCGATCGCACACTTCCGCAACCATTCATCCGATCGTGTGAGGATTTACCGCACGGCTGACGTGGTCGGCCTCCGTCACGCGCCGGCTGGGCATCTCGTACGCCCGGCGGCCGGGGCGTACGACGAGCGTCGGGCTCCGCTTCCGCGCCCTGTACGACGATCTCCGGCGCCGGCGCCCCGGACCGCTCGAACACCGCCCGGCCGCGCGGTCGTACAGTGGCTTGGGCGCGTCACGCGCCTGACAGGGCTATCGCGGTCCCGCCGCCCGGTGGTACCGCCGAGGGAGGCGCTTGCCGTGAGTGGATTGCGGTTCGTCCGCATGGGGTTCGGCGCGGAGGCCGTCGAGTACCAGGAGGCGTGGGACGAGCAGCGCCGGGTGCACGCGGCGCGCTTCGCCGACGAGGTCCCCGACACCGTGCTGCTCCTGGAGCACCCGCCGGTCTACACGGCCGGCCGGCGCACGGCCGACAACGAGCGTCCCCTCGACGGCACCCCCGTCATCGACGTCGACCGCGGCGGCAAGATCACCTGGCACGGTCCGGGGCAGCTGGTGGGCTACCCGATCCAGAAGCTTCCCCGGCCGGTGGACGTGGTGGCCCACGTACGGCGCCTGGAGGATGCCCTGATCCGTACGTGCGCGGAGTTCGGGGTGGAGACCACGCGGGTCGAGGGCCGCAGCGGGGTGTGGGTGCTCGGCGATCCGGTCGAGCAGCGGCTCGGCGGGCTCTCGCTGGACCTCGACCCCCGGATGACCGACGACGAGTTCGATCCGCGGATGAACGGGCCGGAGTACGCGCCCTCCAACGCCGGGCAGCGGCGCGAGGACCGCAAGATCGCGGCGATCGGGATCCGGGTGGCGAAGGGGGTCACGATGCATGGCTTCGCGCTCAACGTGAACCCCGACAACAAGTGGTTCGACCGGATCATCCCGTGCGGGATCCGTGACGCGGGGGTCGCCTCCCTCGCGGGGGAACTGGGCCGGGACATCGGCATCGCGGAGGTCCTTCCCGTGGTCGAGCGGCATCTGCGGGACGTGCTGGAGAACGCGGAGTTGCAGCCGCGGGTGGTTCTGCGCACAGCGGTGTAGCGGCCGGGGTTCGCGGGCGAGCGCGGGCCCGCACCCGCAAGACGCACCCCCTCGCGGGGCCGGCGCGGGGAATGGCACCGCGAAGGTGAAGGTTGCCCACCCCGGAGAGCGAGAACCGTACGGGCGTACCCTGGGGGACGCCGAAGAATCGAAGCACAGGGAGCCGATGTGTCCGCAGTCGCACCCGACGGACGCAAGATGCTGCGCCTGGAGGTCCGGAACAGCCAGACCCCCATCGAGCGCAAGCCCGAGTGGATCAAGACCCGGGCGAAAATGGGCCCCGAGTACACGAAGATGCAGAGCCTCGTGAAGAGCGAGGGCCTGCACACGGTC is drawn from Streptomyces bottropensis ATCC 25435 and contains these coding sequences:
- the lipB gene encoding lipoyl(octanoyl) transferase LipB — encoded protein: MSGLRFVRMGFGAEAVEYQEAWDEQRRVHAARFADEVPDTVLLLEHPPVYTAGRRTADNERPLDGTPVIDVDRGGKITWHGPGQLVGYPIQKLPRPVDVVAHVRRLEDALIRTCAEFGVETTRVEGRSGVWVLGDPVEQRLGGLSLDLDPRMTDDEFDPRMNGPEYAPSNAGQRREDRKIAAIGIRVAKGVTMHGFALNVNPDNKWFDRIIPCGIRDAGVASLAGELGRDIGIAEVLPVVERHLRDVLENAELQPRVVLRTAV
- a CDS encoding NAD(P)/FAD-dependent oxidoreductase: MLESVHQSAFPADTEDVDVIVVGAGVAGLAAAAHLTRAGLRTTVLEAAPAVGGRMSTEKIDGFRLDRTTRLLSTSYPELRRTPGLDRLPLRAFAPGILLHADGRHQRAGAAPVLRSARGALTAARALASAPRLPRNQGRSPARSSGTRPGRLGAPADQSRLAMALARLAATAPERLLTRVEVPAAQALTARGFPPRTIDGFVRPLLAALLADPALETSSRCADLALHTFATGRLCIPEGGADTLPELLAAALPPGSVRTGVQVTAISTTSVTTAHHGELTCRAVVLATDARSAAELLPGLRVPRFHPVTVLHHATDEPPLTEPALLLDADRSGPVSHTAVVSQVDPSRAPAGRALITSTVLGTPPDPAHLDATVRAQLARLYRTSTTRWELLAAHHVPEAVPAMPAPHDLRRPVRLLAGLYVCGDHRDTSTVQGALHSARRAAHAVLTDLDIRPLLSAEPLETAA